One window from the genome of Mumia sp. ZJ1417 encodes:
- the nadC gene encoding carboxylating nicotinate-nucleotide diphosphorylase — protein MLTEAHVEKTVAAALEEDAPWGDLTGETLVPADARASAVLVAREGGVLAGARVAESAFRQVDPATTVHLVLRDGDLLEPGTVVATVEGRARAVLRAERVALNFAQRMSGIATQTRAYVDAVAGTGVRIVDTRKTTPGLRAFERYAVACGGGHNHRFSLSDAVMAKDNHLAVLGDDPEQITAALRVARERLPHTVHLEVEVDRLDQIDAVLAAGVDTIMLDNFSLEDLRTGVATIAGRALVEASGGITLPGIREVALTGVDLISVGALTHSVRALDLGLDVEVAS, from the coding sequence GTGCTGACCGAGGCTCACGTCGAGAAGACCGTGGCCGCCGCGCTCGAGGAGGACGCTCCGTGGGGCGACCTCACGGGCGAGACGCTCGTCCCTGCAGACGCGCGGGCGTCGGCCGTCCTTGTCGCCCGTGAGGGCGGTGTCCTTGCCGGCGCACGGGTCGCTGAGTCGGCCTTCCGTCAGGTCGACCCTGCGACGACGGTGCACCTCGTCCTCCGCGACGGCGATCTCCTCGAGCCCGGTACGGTCGTCGCGACGGTCGAGGGCCGCGCCCGCGCCGTCCTGCGCGCCGAGCGAGTCGCCCTCAACTTCGCCCAACGGATGTCAGGCATCGCGACCCAGACCCGCGCGTACGTCGACGCCGTCGCCGGCACGGGCGTCCGCATCGTCGACACCCGCAAGACGACGCCCGGCCTGCGTGCCTTCGAGCGGTACGCGGTCGCGTGCGGCGGCGGGCACAACCACCGCTTCTCGCTGTCGGACGCCGTGATGGCCAAGGACAACCATCTCGCCGTGCTCGGCGACGACCCCGAGCAGATCACGGCGGCGCTGCGGGTCGCGCGCGAACGGCTCCCGCACACCGTCCATCTCGAGGTCGAGGTGGACCGGCTGGACCAGATCGACGCGGTCCTCGCCGCAGGGGTCGACACGATCATGCTCGACAACTTCTCGCTCGAGGACCTGCGGACGGGGGTGGCGACGATCGCCGGGCGTGCGCTCGTCGAGGCCAGCGGCGGGATTACCCTGCCGGGCATCAGGGAGGTCGCCCTGACCGGTGTGGACCTCATCTCCGTCGGCGCACTCACGCACTCCGTCCGCGCCCTCGACCTCGGGCTGGACGTCGAGGTGGCGAGCTGA